A window from Fusobacterium sp. JB019 encodes these proteins:
- a CDS encoding TSUP family transporter, with the protein MFNDFFSNFSITTFIFLAIACFIGSFIDAIAGGGGLITVPAYISSGLPIHIALGCNKMSGTFSTVGSSLKYITSGKVNFKALKYPVISSLIGACLGVYVLNLIDAKFLGPIVIILLLSVTIYTFTNKTMGLSSEFKGINKKNTFNGTLWAFFISFYIGFFGPGGGSFLIFAFIKIYNFDFIQASGNAKLINLIANIASLLVFIFLGKIAYLYSVPLSFFSFIGAQCGAKFAILKGAKFIRPVFLVVASITTFKMIIELFF; encoded by the coding sequence ATGTTCAATGACTTTTTTTCAAACTTTAGTATTACAACCTTTATATTTTTAGCTATAGCTTGCTTTATTGGATCTTTTATAGATGCTATTGCTGGTGGTGGTGGATTAATAACTGTTCCTGCTTATATTTCTTCTGGCTTACCTATTCATATCGCTCTTGGATGTAATAAAATGTCTGGAACTTTTTCAACCGTTGGAAGTAGTTTAAAGTATATTACTTCTGGAAAAGTTAATTTTAAAGCTCTAAAATATCCAGTTATTTCCTCTTTGATAGGTGCTTGCTTAGGAGTATATGTTCTTAATCTTATAGATGCTAAATTCTTAGGGCCTATTGTTATCATTCTTTTATTAAGTGTTACTATTTATACTTTTACAAACAAAACTATGGGATTATCTAGTGAATTTAAAGGAATCAATAAAAAAAATACTTTTAATGGAACTTTATGGGCCTTTTTTATAAGTTTTTATATTGGATTTTTTGGACCTGGAGGAGGTTCCTTTTTAATATTTGCCTTTATTAAAATATATAACTTTGATTTTATACAGGCCTCAGGTAATGCTAAATTAATAAACTTAATAGCTAATATTGCTAGCCTTTTAGTCTTTATTTTTTTAGGAAAAATTGCCTATCTTTATTCTGTTCCTTTAAGCTTTTTTTCTTTTATAGGAGCTCAGTGTGGAGCTAAATTTGCAATTTTAAAAGGAGCTAAGTTCATTAGACCTGTTTTTTTAGTTGTAGCATCTATAACTACTTTTAAAATGATAATTGAACTTTTCTTTTAA
- a CDS encoding alanine/glycine:cation symporter family protein produces MVFISSMVDFLNNILWSYVLIILLIGAGLLFSFQTKFVQFRLLKEMIILLKEGTGGVKNGVSSFQAFCISTASRVGTGNLAGVALAVAIGGPGAVFWMWLIALLGAASAFVESTLGQLYKEKRGDNFVGGPAYYIEKALNLKWLGVTFAILISITYGLVFNSVQSNTISFAFNRAFGLNRSYAAIILFALTGLIIFGGIKRIAGVVSKIVPIMAVLYVTVVFIILAMNITKIPGIFMLIISDAFGPQQFAGGAIGIAMMQGIKRGLFSNEAGMGSAPNAAATAHVSHPVKQGLVQTLSVFTDTIIVCSSTAFLILITGIYKNSDLSGIQLTQEALTSQIGSFGEIFIAICIFLFAFSSLIGNYYYGEANIQFLSKNKFYLNLYRLSCLLMIAFGSVAKLGFVWNLADLFMGLMTIINIYAIIRLGKIAKRCLDDYLSQKAAGKDPVFKAEDIGLTEHVECWK; encoded by the coding sequence ATGGTTTTTATTTCGTCAATGGTAGATTTTCTTAATAATATCTTATGGTCGTATGTGCTTATTATATTATTAATTGGGGCCGGGTTATTATTTTCTTTTCAAACTAAATTTGTTCAATTTAGATTACTAAAAGAAATGATTATTCTTTTAAAAGAAGGAACTGGTGGAGTTAAAAATGGGGTATCATCATTTCAAGCTTTTTGTATTAGTACAGCGTCTAGAGTTGGTACAGGTAACTTAGCTGGAGTTGCTCTTGCTGTTGCAATTGGTGGTCCTGGAGCGGTTTTCTGGATGTGGCTTATTGCTTTACTTGGAGCAGCTTCTGCTTTTGTTGAATCAACTTTAGGACAACTTTACAAAGAAAAACGTGGTGACAACTTTGTTGGTGGACCTGCATATTATATTGAAAAAGCTCTTAATCTAAAATGGCTTGGAGTCACTTTTGCAATATTAATTTCTATTACTTATGGATTAGTATTTAACTCTGTTCAATCAAACACTATTTCCTTTGCCTTTAATAGAGCCTTTGGCCTTAATAGAAGTTATGCTGCTATTATTTTATTTGCTTTAACTGGTTTAATCATTTTTGGTGGAATTAAAAGAATTGCAGGAGTTGTATCTAAAATAGTTCCTATTATGGCTGTTCTTTATGTAACTGTTGTTTTTATTATCTTAGCTATGAATATAACTAAAATACCTGGAATTTTTATGTTAATAATTTCTGATGCTTTTGGTCCTCAACAATTTGCTGGTGGAGCAATTGGTATAGCTATGATGCAAGGAATCAAAAGAGGATTATTTTCTAACGAAGCTGGTATGGGTAGTGCACCTAATGCTGCTGCAACAGCTCATGTTTCTCATCCAGTTAAACAAGGATTAGTACAAACTTTATCTGTTTTTACTGATACAATTATTGTTTGTTCATCAACTGCATTTTTAATCTTAATCACAGGAATCTACAAAAATTCAGATCTTTCTGGAATTCAACTTACTCAAGAAGCTCTTACTTCTCAAATTGGAAGTTTTGGAGAAATTTTTATTGCAATTTGTATATTCTTATTCGCTTTTAGTTCTCTTATTGGAAACTACTATTATGGAGAAGCAAATATTCAATTTCTTTCAAAAAATAAATTTTATTTAAATTTATATAGACTGTCATGTCTATTAATGATCGCTTTCGGAAGTGTTGCTAAACTTGGTTTTGTATGGAATTTAGCTGATCTATTTATGGGATTAATGACTATTATAAATATTTATGCTATTATTAGACTTGGAAAAATTGCTAAACGTTGTCTTGATGATTATCTATCTCAAAAAGCAGCTGGTAAAGATCCTGTTTTTAAAGCTGAAGATATTGGTTTAACAGAACATGTTGAATGTTGGAAATAA
- the ybaK gene encoding Cys-tRNA(Pro) deacylase: protein MKKTNAVRELDKHKIKYNLKQYKVDENDLGAIHVALETGLDLEIIFKTLSLLNEKKELIIACIPGGDSIDLKKLAKLAKCKKVEMLHLKDLTSYTGYVRGGCSPIGIKKKHTTFIHESALKHKTIVLSGGVRGLQIEITPKDLINYLNINVGDIII, encoded by the coding sequence ATGAAAAAAACTAACGCTGTTAGAGAACTAGATAAACATAAAATCAAATATAATTTAAAACAATATAAAGTTGATGAAAATGACTTAGGAGCTATTCATGTTGCTTTAGAAACTGGTCTTGATTTAGAAATTATATTTAAAACTCTGTCTTTGCTTAATGAAAAAAAAGAACTTATCATTGCTTGTATTCCAGGAGGAGATTCAATTGATTTAAAAAAACTTGCAAAATTAGCTAAATGCAAAAAAGTAGAGATGTTACACTTAAAAGATTTAACTTCCTATACTGGTTATGTTAGAGGAGGATGTTCTCCTATTGGAATAAAGAAAAAACACACTACTTTTATACACGAAAGTGCTTTAAAACATAAAACTATTGTTTTAAGTGGAGGAGTAAGAGGACTTCAAATTGAAATAACACCTAAAGATTTAATTAATTATTTAAATATTAATGTCGGAGATATAATTATCTAA
- a CDS encoding Cof-type HAD-IIB family hydrolase encodes MKLIVSDLDGTLLNDKREISKKTKKILYELNLKGIDFAFASGRGIGSIIPYRDFLGINAYFICNNGASIYDKHENLIYEYPIDEKIVEELINFFRKKNINYNGFYKDKLFIDNLNKNKVVTLEHQYNIVELENKKNFPKMIKLIVKGKEDYIISLKDEMINLFSNFLDITISHPTCLDIVSINATKGNGIKLLSEKLNISICDIIAFGDAENDLDMLKMVGHPVIMKNSSFKLKNSIKTETLSNIEDGVAYYLKKYFSL; translated from the coding sequence ATGAAGCTAATAGTTAGTGATTTAGACGGTACTCTTTTAAATGACAAAAGAGAAATTTCAAAAAAAACAAAAAAAATTTTATATGAACTGAATTTAAAAGGTATTGACTTTGCCTTTGCTTCTGGAAGAGGTATAGGTTCTATTATTCCTTATAGAGATTTTTTAGGTATCAATGCTTATTTTATTTGTAATAATGGTGCTAGTATTTATGACAAACATGAAAATTTAATTTATGAATATCCTATTGATGAAAAAATTGTAGAAGAACTTATAAATTTTTTCAGAAAAAAAAATATTAACTATAATGGATTTTATAAAGATAAACTTTTTATTGATAATTTAAACAAAAATAAAGTTGTTACTTTAGAACATCAATATAATATTGTTGAATTAGAAAACAAAAAGAATTTTCCAAAAATGATTAAATTAATTGTTAAAGGAAAAGAAGATTATATAATTTCCCTAAAAGATGAAATGATTAATTTATTTTCTAATTTTTTAGATATAACTATCTCTCATCCAACTTGTTTAGATATTGTTAGCATTAATGCCACTAAAGGAAATGGAATTAAATTACTTTCAGAAAAATTAAACATTTCAATATGTGATATTATTGCTTTTGGAGATGCTGAAAATGATTTAGATATGTTAAAAATGGTTGGTCATCCTGTCATTATGAAAAATAGTAGCTTTAAACTAAAAAATTCTATTAAAACTGAAACTCTTTCTAATATTGAAGATGGGGTAGCTTATTATTTAAAAAAATATTTTTCTTTATAA
- a CDS encoding glucosaminidase domain-containing protein, whose translation MKEINKFLFSFIFVSLLFIQEEKCMGSFFKKESIITDIKYEKIEVNKLEDIYSEREGDFVFSELNIDLRKLSVVKRKEAFIRLMLPSIKVVHKEILNNKRIVSILKSRENYTLEEEEYLKRIFKKYKVKYKDFKTLESKMVIYPTSLILAQGGLESAWGTSRFFREGNNAFGIWSSNKTEPRIAAKSSRKTFTAHLRSYGTLKETVEDICMLISRAEAYKKVRDYINEGENSYKIAEGLIRYSEEGRVYVKKIKGTLKYNHLEKYDK comes from the coding sequence ATGAAGGAAATAAATAAATTTTTATTTAGTTTTATATTTGTTTCTCTTCTTTTTATTCAAGAAGAGAAATGTATGGGAAGTTTTTTTAAGAAAGAATCAATAATAACTGATATTAAATATGAAAAAATAGAAGTAAATAAACTAGAGGACATATATAGTGAAAGAGAAGGAGATTTTGTATTTAGTGAACTAAATATTGACCTTAGAAAATTATCTGTAGTCAAAAGAAAAGAAGCTTTTATAAGATTGATGCTACCTTCAATAAAGGTTGTTCATAAAGAAATTTTGAATAATAAAAGGATAGTATCTATTTTAAAAAGTAGAGAAAATTATACACTTGAGGAAGAAGAATATTTAAAAAGAATATTTAAAAAATATAAAGTAAAGTATAAAGATTTTAAAACATTAGAATCAAAAATGGTAATATATCCAACTTCTTTAATTTTAGCTCAAGGAGGATTAGAAAGTGCTTGGGGAACTTCAAGATTTTTTAGAGAGGGTAATAATGCTTTTGGAATATGGTCTTCAAATAAAACTGAACCAAGGATAGCTGCAAAATCTTCAAGGAAAACTTTTACTGCTCATTTAAGAAGTTATGGAACATTAAAAGAAACGGTAGAAGATATATGTATGCTAATTTCAAGAGCTGAGGCATATAAAAAAGTAAGAGATTATATTAATGAAGGAGAGAATTCTTATAAAATCGCAGAAGGGTTGATTAGATATTCAGAAGAAGGAAGAGTTTACGTAAAAAAAATAAAAGGAACATTAAAATATAATCATTTAGAAAAATATGATAAATAA
- a CDS encoding PTS sugar transporter subunit IIA: protein MINYFNSKLMTIIKGKHTKLEIINKLVELVDNNTNLIVDKKGFSKNLHEREKIGSTCIGMGIAIPHARCEGLKDLVIAIGLLEEPALYDSLDSEPIKIVVLVGAPKEKSSEYLVLLSQLAKIFRSKNNREIIKSARNQKELIESIMEIED, encoded by the coding sequence ATGATAAATTATTTTAATAGTAAATTAATGACAATTATAAAAGGAAAACATACAAAATTAGAAATTATTAATAAATTAGTTGAACTTGTAGATAACAATACAAACTTAATAGTGGATAAAAAAGGGTTCTCAAAGAATTTACATGAGCGAGAAAAAATTGGGAGTACTTGCATAGGAATGGGGATAGCTATTCCACATGCAAGATGCGAAGGATTAAAAGATTTAGTAATTGCGATTGGTTTATTGGAAGAGCCTGCATTATATGATTCTTTAGATAGCGAACCTATTAAAATAGTTGTTTTGGTAGGAGCACCAAAGGAAAAAAGTTCAGAATATTTGGTTTTATTATCACAGTTAGCTAAAATATTTAGAAGTAAAAATAATAGAGAAATAATAAAAAGTGCAAGGAATCAAAAAGAACTAATAGAATCTATTATGGAAATAGAGGATTAA
- the nadD gene encoding nicotinate (nicotinamide) nucleotide adenylyltransferase yields the protein MKIGIYGGSFNPPHQGHENISKLIIDKLNLDKLLIIPIGTPCHGKTDLIDSNERYKLCELCFNDIDKVELSRIEIDLDETSYTYDTLNRIIEKYGKNHEYFEIIGEDSAAYFDKWKDYKKILELAKVVVLKRRGYKSVINSDNIIEIENDYYDVSSSKVRDNIRSSKNCEGFLKKEVLEYIKKKKLYK from the coding sequence ATGAAAATAGGTATTTATGGTGGAAGTTTTAATCCTCCTCATCAAGGTCATGAAAATATATCAAAATTAATTATAGATAAATTAAATTTAGATAAATTGTTAATAATTCCAATAGGAACGCCTTGTCATGGAAAGACAGATCTTATAGATTCAAATGAAAGATATAAGTTATGTGAATTATGTTTTAATGATATAGATAAAGTTGAGCTTTCTAGAATAGAAATAGATTTAGATGAAACTTCTTATACTTATGATACATTGAATAGGATAATTGAAAAATATGGGAAAAATCATGAATATTTTGAAATTATAGGGGAAGATTCGGCAGCTTATTTTGATAAATGGAAGGATTATAAAAAAATTTTAGAATTAGCAAAAGTGGTTGTTCTAAAAAGAAGAGGTTATAAAAGTGTAATTAATTCTGATAACATTATAGAAATTGAAAATGATTATTACGATGTTTCTTCTAGCAAAGTAAGAGATAACATAAGAAGTAGTAAAAATTGTGAAGGATTTTTAAAAAAAGAAGTCTTAGAATATATTAAAAAGAAAAAACTATATAAATAA
- a CDS encoding ABC-F family ATP-binding cassette domain-containing protein, which yields MSILDVKNVSHGYGSRTILEDASFRLLKGEHVGLVGANGEGKSTFLNIITGSLVPDEGNIQWCNHITTGYLDQYSTLEKGKTIRDILRSAFNHMFDLEKEMLELYDKMADCDSEKMDFLMEEVGEIQSILESSDFYSLDSKIEEYASGLGLIEIGLDKDVSELSGGQRAKILLTKVLLENPMILILDEPTNFLDENHIIWLKNFLKNYENAFILVSHDIPFLNDVTNVIYHVENATLTRYTGDYYEFMKMHELKKKQLEQAYKKQQKEIAHLKDFISKNKARVATTNLAKDRQRKLDRMNIIEITKEKIKPTFNFKTARTPSREIIIAKDLVIGYNEPLTKKLNFSIERNQKIAIKGVNGLGKSTLLKTILGIIPSMSGEVEQGQFLETGYFEQEENIKGITALDFIWNEFPSLTNYEARSALAKCGLTNDHITSQIQVLSGGENAKVRLCKLMLRESNFLILDEPTNHLDVDAKNELKKALQEFKGTILLVSHEPEFYQDIATEIWNVENWTTKIV from the coding sequence ATGAGTATTTTAGATGTTAAAAATGTAAGCCACGGCTATGGCTCGCGAACTATATTAGAAGATGCTTCCTTTCGTCTTTTAAAAGGAGAACATGTTGGTTTAGTCGGAGCTAATGGAGAAGGTAAGTCTACTTTCTTAAATATAATAACCGGTTCTCTTGTTCCTGATGAAGGAAACATTCAATGGTGTAATCATATTACTACAGGATATTTAGATCAGTATAGCACTCTTGAGAAAGGAAAAACTATTCGTGATATTCTTCGTTCTGCCTTTAATCATATGTTTGATCTAGAAAAAGAAATGTTAGAACTTTATGACAAAATGGCTGATTGTGATTCTGAAAAAATGGATTTTCTTATGGAAGAAGTTGGAGAAATTCAATCTATATTAGAAAGTTCTGATTTCTATTCTTTAGATTCTAAAATAGAAGAATATGCTTCTGGATTAGGATTAATTGAAATTGGTCTTGATAAAGATGTTTCTGAACTTTCTGGAGGACAAAGAGCTAAAATTTTACTTACAAAAGTTCTTCTTGAAAATCCTATGATATTAATTCTTGATGAACCAACTAACTTTTTAGATGAAAATCATATTATATGGCTTAAAAATTTCTTAAAAAATTATGAAAATGCTTTTATTTTAGTTTCTCATGACATTCCTTTCTTAAATGATGTTACCAATGTTATTTACCATGTTGAAAATGCCACCCTTACTCGTTATACAGGTGATTATTATGAATTTATGAAAATGCATGAATTAAAAAAGAAACAACTAGAACAAGCTTATAAAAAACAACAAAAAGAAATTGCACATCTTAAAGATTTTATTTCAAAAAACAAAGCAAGAGTTGCCACTACAAATCTTGCTAAAGATAGACAAAGAAAGTTAGATCGAATGAATATTATTGAAATTACTAAAGAAAAAATAAAACCAACATTTAATTTTAAAACTGCCAGAACTCCTAGTAGAGAAATAATCATTGCCAAAGATTTAGTTATAGGATACAACGAACCTTTGACTAAAAAATTAAATTTTTCAATTGAACGTAACCAAAAAATTGCAATTAAAGGTGTTAATGGTCTTGGAAAATCTACTCTTTTAAAAACTATTTTGGGAATCATACCTTCTATGTCTGGAGAAGTTGAACAGGGTCAATTTTTAGAAACTGGATATTTTGAACAAGAAGAAAATATCAAAGGAATAACTGCTTTAGATTTTATTTGGAATGAATTTCCTAGCCTAACTAATTATGAAGCAAGATCAGCTTTAGCAAAATGCGGACTTACAAATGATCATATTACTAGTCAAATTCAAGTTTTATCAGGTGGAGAAAATGCTAAAGTTCGTTTATGTAAATTAATGTTAAGAGAATCTAATTTTTTAATTTTAGATGAACCAACTAACCATCTAGACGTGGATGCTAAAAATGAATTAAAAAAAGCTTTACAAGAATTTAAAGGTACTATTCTTTTAGTTAGTCATGAACCTGAATTTTACCAAGATATAGCTACAGAAATTTGGAATGTAGAAAATTGGACTACTAAAATTGTATAA
- a CDS encoding cation:proton antiporter, protein MLFSFAFFILVAMFLAKVFEKLRLPSLLGMLLTGILLGGYSKNYFVDILGYDYLNSFFISDKILSISSDLRLCALIIILIRAGLGIDKKVLNRIGKVAIRMASIPCLLEGFTIMIVTHLLLGYNYFISGCLGFIIAAVSPAVVVPEMLELKEKGYGKEKDIPTIILAGASIDDVFAITLFSSFLAMAMGQGVNIYLEVIKIPLSIIIGITLGILAGEILVRIFKKYHTRDTRKAIIFMMIAAVFHELENIKMFPIASLLGIMAMGFMILERNPKLAKRLSLKFNKIWVFAEILLFVLIGAAVNVGVIFNSGIIGVMIIIIGLSGRMLGVGISLIGSNLNNKERVFCGLAYTPKATVQAAIAGIPLMMGVPHGETLLAIGVLSIIITVPIGVLGIRIGRKELL, encoded by the coding sequence ATGTTATTTAGTTTTGCATTTTTTATTTTGGTAGCTATGTTTTTAGCAAAAGTTTTTGAGAAGTTAAGATTACCATCTCTATTAGGAATGTTACTTACTGGTATTTTATTAGGAGGTTATTCTAAAAATTATTTTGTGGATATTTTAGGTTATGATTATTTAAATAGTTTTTTTATATCAGATAAAATTTTATCTATTTCTTCAGATTTAAGACTTTGTGCTCTAATAATTATATTAATAAGAGCAGGACTTGGAATAGATAAGAAAGTACTGAATAGAATAGGTAAAGTTGCAATAAGAATGGCTTCTATTCCATGTTTATTAGAGGGGTTTACTATAATGATAGTGACTCATTTATTATTAGGTTATAATTATTTTATATCAGGATGTTTGGGATTTATTATTGCAGCAGTATCTCCTGCAGTTGTAGTTCCAGAAATGTTGGAATTGAAAGAGAAAGGTTATGGAAAAGAAAAAGATATACCTACAATTATATTAGCAGGAGCTTCAATAGATGATGTATTTGCAATAACTTTATTTTCTTCTTTTTTAGCCATGGCTATGGGTCAAGGAGTGAATATTTATTTAGAAGTTATTAAAATTCCATTGAGTATAATTATAGGTATAACTTTAGGAATTCTAGCAGGAGAGATTCTAGTTAGAATATTTAAAAAATATCACACTAGAGATACAAGAAAAGCAATAATTTTTATGATGATAGCAGCAGTATTTCATGAATTAGAAAATATAAAAATGTTTCCAATTGCAAGTTTATTAGGAATAATGGCTATGGGGTTTATGATATTGGAAAGAAATCCTAAATTAGCTAAGAGACTATCTTTAAAGTTTAATAAGATATGGGTTTTTGCTGAAATTTTATTATTTGTATTAATAGGTGCCGCGGTAAATGTGGGGGTAATATTTAATTCAGGAATTATAGGAGTGATGATAATTATAATAGGTTTGTCTGGAAGAATGCTTGGAGTTGGAATTTCATTAATAGGATCCAATTTAAATAATAAAGAAAGAGTATTTTGTGGATTAGCATATACACCCAAAGCCACAGTACAAGCAGCTATTGCAGGAATTCCTCTTATGATGGGAGTTCCTCATGGAGAAACATTACTTGCAATAGGAGTTTTATCAATAATTATAACTGTGCCAATAGGTGTTTTAGGTATTAGAATAGGTAGAAAAGAATTATTGTAA
- a CDS encoding aminotransferase class V-fold PLP-dependent enzyme: MISFKNDYSEGAHPKIIEALLKTNLLQTDGYSEDEYTKEAYDNIKNKLKCNSCYIRFLVGGTQTNLTVISHVLKPYQAVISAETGHINSHETGAIEATGHKIRLIKTEDGKLSPKVIDSLLSSHTDAHNVEPKMVYISNPNELGVIYKKKELELLFQHCKEKGLYLFIDGARLASALASSNNDILFEDYKNLCDILYIGGTKCGAYFGEGVIFFNEKLTEGFQYSIKQRGALFAKGRLLGIQFNELFKENLYWEIGKHSNLMAKKLKDNFIEKNIKLYKESYSNQLFVIISNDILKELEKKYKYEIQERYEEESIVRFVTSWATTEENINLFIEDFNKICK; encoded by the coding sequence ATGATAAGTTTTAAAAATGATTATAGTGAGGGGGCTCACCCTAAAATAATAGAGGCATTATTAAAAACAAATTTATTACAAACTGATGGGTATAGTGAAGATGAATACACAAAAGAAGCCTATGATAATATAAAAAATAAACTAAAATGTAATAGTTGTTATATTCGTTTTTTGGTAGGGGGGACTCAAACTAATTTAACAGTAATATCTCATGTTTTAAAACCTTATCAAGCGGTTATTTCTGCAGAAACAGGGCATATAAATTCTCATGAAACAGGAGCTATAGAAGCTACAGGTCATAAAATTAGATTGATAAAAACAGAAGATGGAAAATTATCTCCTAAAGTAATTGATAGTTTATTATCAAGCCATACAGATGCTCATAATGTAGAACCTAAGATGGTTTATATTTCTAATCCAAATGAATTAGGAGTTATTTATAAAAAGAAAGAATTAGAACTATTGTTTCAGCATTGTAAAGAAAAAGGGTTATATCTATTTATAGATGGAGCAAGATTAGCTTCAGCTTTAGCTTCTAGTAATAATGATATTTTATTTGAAGATTATAAAAACTTATGTGATATTTTATACATTGGTGGAACAAAATGTGGAGCTTATTTTGGAGAAGGAGTTATATTTTTTAATGAAAAATTAACAGAAGGATTTCAATATAGTATTAAACAAAGAGGAGCTTTGTTTGCCAAGGGAAGATTATTAGGAATTCAATTTAATGAGTTATTTAAAGAAAACTTATATTGGGAAATAGGAAAACATTCTAATTTAATGGCTAAAAAATTAAAAGATAATTTTATAGAAAAAAATATAAAATTATATAAAGAATCTTATAGTAATCAATTATTTGTAATTATTTCTAATGATATATTAAAAGAATTGGAGAAAAAATATAAATATGAAATTCAGGAAAGATATGAAGAAGAATCTATAGTTAGATTTGTAACATCTTGGGCAACCACAGAAGAAAATATAAATTTATTTATAGAAGATTTTAATAAAATTTGTAAATAA
- a CDS encoding dicarboxylate/amino acid:cation symporter: MKKLKMIHKIFIGLMSGILVGALLYPFKETPIVSKYILGFVFQLLGQGFLRLIKMIIVPLVFVSLVNGTAAMNDVKKLGSIGIKAVLFFMSTTALGIVCAIFGANIFNPGKGVMIQNLEQTKFVAKEAGSFVNVLLNIIPKNPFKALVEGNMLQVIFFAIMVGIVLTVIGEKGQKIKNIFEEANELMLKMVEIIMKLAPLGIFGLIGKTFITLGWGAMKPLAAFIGVTYIILIFHALVTYQVLLRIIAKESPINFFKNILGSITLAFSTASSAACIPLNLKLLKEKFNVSEKVCAFTIPLGATINMDGTAIMQGVATVFIAQLYNVSLTTNDYFIVVLTAVLASIGTAGVPGVGTIMLSMVIVQVGLPLEGIGLIMAVDRIVDMGRTTVNVTGDLVCSLIVDRVEKRKELKN; encoded by the coding sequence ATGAAAAAATTAAAAATGATTCATAAGATTTTTATTGGTTTAATGTCGGGGATTTTAGTGGGGGCTTTATTATATCCATTCAAAGAAACTCCAATTGTAAGCAAATATATTTTAGGATTTGTATTTCAGCTATTAGGTCAAGGATTTTTAAGATTAATAAAAATGATAATAGTACCATTAGTTTTTGTATCTTTAGTAAATGGAACAGCAGCTATGAATGATGTAAAAAAATTAGGTAGTATTGGGATAAAAGCAGTTTTATTTTTTATGAGCACAACAGCTCTTGGTATAGTTTGTGCAATTTTTGGTGCAAATATATTTAATCCTGGAAAAGGAGTTATGATACAAAATTTAGAACAAACAAAATTTGTAGCTAAAGAAGCAGGTTCTTTTGTTAATGTTTTGCTTAACATTATTCCTAAAAATCCCTTCAAGGCATTAGTTGAAGGAAATATGTTACAAGTTATTTTCTTTGCTATAATGGTTGGAATAGTTCTTACTGTCATTGGAGAAAAAGGTCAAAAAATTAAAAATATATTTGAAGAAGCGAATGAGTTAATGTTAAAAATGGTAGAAATAATAATGAAATTAGCTCCTCTAGGAATATTTGGTTTAATAGGTAAAACTTTTATTACTTTAGGATGGGGAGCAATGAAACCTCTAGCTGCTTTTATAGGAGTAACTTACATAATACTAATATTTCATGCTTTAGTGACATATCAAGTATTACTTCGTATAATTGCTAAAGAAAGTCCAATAAACTTTTTCAAAAATATTTTAGGTTCAATAACACTTGCTTTTTCAACTGCAAGTAGTGCGGCATGTATACCTTTAAATTTAAAATTATTAAAAGAAAAATTTAATGTATCTGAAAAAGTATGTGCATTCACTATACCATTAGGAGCAACAATAAATATGGATGGGACTGCAATAATGCAAGGAGTTGCGACAGTGTTTATAGCTCAATTATATAATGTTAGTTTAACAACAAATGATTATTTTATAGTAGTTTTAACAGCTGTTTTAGCTTCAATAGGAACTGCAGGAGTACCCGGAGTTGGGACAATTATGTTATCAATGGTAATAGTTCAGGTGGGATTACCTTTAGAAGGAATAGGACTTATAATGGCTGTTGATAGAATAGTTGATATGGGAAGAACTACTGTAAATGTAACAGGAGATCTTGTTTGTTCTTTAATTGTTGATAGAGTTGAAAAAAGAAAAGAATTGAAAAATTAA